Genomic segment of Arachnia propionica:
CGGGTCCAGCCGTGGGCATCGGCGGTCACCTGCATGGTGTGCAACTGGTAGGCATACATGGACGACGCCCCCAGGGCCCGCACCCTCCCGGAGCACACGAGAGCATCGAGGGCCTCCAAGGTCTCCTCGACCGGGGTGGCGTAGTCGAAACGGTGGATGATGTACAGGTCGAGGTAGTCGGTGCCCAGACGCTTCAAGGTGCCGTTGATCTCCCGTTCAATGGCCCCACGCGACAGGTGCCCCTCGTTGAAGTAGACCTTGCTCGCCAGCACCACGTCCTCACGTTTGACGCCGAGGTTCTTCAGCGAGGTTCCGATGAACTCCTCGCTCGTGCCGTGGGAGTAGACGTTCGCGGTGTCGATGAAGTTGACGCCCAACTCCAGAGCGCGGGCGATCACCGCTTGGGTGGCTTCCTGGTCGATGACCCACTGGTGAAAGTCCGGGAAGACCTTCCCAAAGCTCATACCCCCGATGCACAGCCGGGGGATGGTGATGTCCGTGGTGCCGAGTCGGGTGTATTCCATGTCCAGTCTCCTTCGGTGCGTGAGTCGGGCGTATCGGGAGCGCCCCGGTCCAGCTGCCCCGGGCGGTGCCTCGCGGCCAGGTTCTGGCAGACCCCCTCGCGGGTCCGCCCGCGACAGCCGTGCGAAGACGGCCACCCCCGGGCCCGCGCCATCGCCGCCGGGAACTCATGGGCGCAGGCAGGCCAACGGAA
This window contains:
- a CDS encoding aldo/keto reductase, with the translated sequence MEYTRLGTTDITIPRLCIGGMSFGKVFPDFHQWVIDQEATQAVIARALELGVNFIDTANVYSHGTSEEFIGTSLKNLGVKREDVVLASKVYFNEGHLSRGAIEREINGTLKRLGTDYLDLYIIHRFDYATPVEETLEALDALVCSGRVRALGASSMYAYQLHTMQVTADAHGWTRFSSMQNHYNLLYREDEREMIPVCRQYDMSLTPYSPLASGHLTRPTWDSDSVRSTSDATMRGKYDRGRETDMPIIERVAELAQRHQVAMADVALAWLWARGVAAPIVGCSRPGRVDDAVRAFDLTLTGEEIAFLDEPYRAHELVGPLARPEDVSQR